A single Sporosarcina sp. FSL W8-0480 DNA region contains:
- the prli42 gene encoding stressosome-associated protein Prli42, producing MSNKKVQKFVVYMMVVAMVASSILFGLSMFL from the coding sequence ATGAGCAATAAAAAAGTTCAAAAGTTCGTTGTATATATGATGGTTGTGGCAATGGTCGCTTCTAGTATTTTATTTGGATTAAGCATGTTTCTATAA
- the meaB gene encoding methylmalonyl Co-A mutase-associated GTPase MeaB, producing MNGIESSHDGMVAPTRKRFVKKERTIEIEDLYTEILNGSRLHLSKAITLLESINETDKNAGQDLLKMLLPKTGNSIRIGITGVPGAGKSTFIEAFGLQLAELGHKVAVLAIDPSSTVTGGSILGDKTRMETLARHKNAFIRPSPSSGTLGGVHRKTRETMLLCEAAGYDIILIETVGVGQSETVVRGMVDFFMLLVLTGAGDELQGMKKGIMELADAIIVHKADGDNLKLAKKTVREYSQLLHFLQPATPGWTTTAMLVSSLQNTGLDQAWETITNFQKEMMASGVWNERRQIQTKDWFHSMIRDRLIDNFFSEKGKKELVTDLEGQLLSGDITVANAVDRIFSND from the coding sequence ATGAACGGCATTGAGTCCTCACATGATGGCATGGTTGCCCCAACTCGCAAACGATTTGTTAAAAAAGAACGAACGATTGAGATAGAGGATCTTTACACAGAAATCCTTAACGGATCAAGGCTTCATTTATCCAAAGCAATCACATTGCTCGAAAGCATCAATGAAACGGATAAAAATGCAGGTCAGGATTTGTTGAAAATGCTGCTCCCGAAAACTGGAAACAGTATTCGAATTGGCATTACAGGAGTTCCAGGGGCAGGGAAAAGCACATTCATCGAAGCTTTCGGGCTTCAGTTAGCCGAACTTGGCCATAAAGTCGCCGTTTTAGCGATTGACCCAAGTTCAACAGTAACTGGCGGAAGCATATTAGGCGATAAGACAAGAATGGAGACGCTCGCGAGGCATAAGAACGCCTTCATCCGGCCATCGCCTTCATCCGGAACACTTGGCGGTGTCCACAGAAAGACGCGAGAGACAATGCTCTTATGCGAGGCCGCCGGATACGACATCATACTAATCGAAACGGTCGGAGTCGGTCAAAGTGAAACCGTCGTTAGAGGAATGGTCGACTTCTTCATGCTACTTGTCCTGACCGGGGCGGGTGATGAATTACAAGGAATGAAAAAGGGGATAATGGAGCTCGCAGACGCCATAATCGTCCATAAAGCGGATGGCGATAACTTGAAGCTTGCCAAAAAGACAGTAAGAGAATACAGTCAATTGCTTCATTTCCTCCAACCCGCAACACCGGGATGGACAACCACCGCCATGTTAGTCTCATCCCTACAAAATACCGGACTCGACCAAGCATGGGAGACAATCACAAACTTTCAGAAAGAAATGATGGCAAGTGGTGTATGGAACGAACGCAGACAAATACAGACAAAAGACTGGTTCCACTCCATGATCCGCGACCGACTAATCGACAACTTCTTCTCCGAAAAAGGAAAAAAAGAACTTGTAACCGATTTAGAAGGACAGTTGTTGTCAGGCGATATTACAGTCGCAAATGCAGTAGACAGGATTTTCTCAAATGATTAG
- the rnz gene encoding ribonuclease Z has product MEIFFLGTGAGMPSKLRNTSSLILNLSAEQEGYWMFDCGEATQHQLLRTSIKPRKINKIFITHLHGDHIFGLPGFLGSRSFLGGEEELTIYGPVGIKEWITTSLRITKTHLTYPVTIKEIDSSILFEDDQFKITTKELEHVIECFGFRIEQKPLPGKLLIEKAVEAGVPKGPLLKKLKDGEDIQLENGQFVYSQDVTGAPQKGFTITILGDTRYCEAALELATDADILVHEATFDSETGELANEYGHSTIADAARTAKEANVRALIANHISARFMPSDLMKLKEQGTAIFPNLHIADDFSQFEWKDEQLIKK; this is encoded by the coding sequence ATGGAAATCTTTTTTTTGGGGACGGGCGCAGGCATGCCCTCCAAGTTACGCAATACGTCTTCATTGATCCTGAATCTTTCTGCTGAACAGGAAGGCTACTGGATGTTTGATTGCGGTGAAGCGACCCAGCATCAGTTGCTTAGAACCTCAATTAAACCAAGGAAAATCAATAAGATTTTCATCACCCATTTACACGGAGATCATATTTTCGGCTTGCCGGGCTTCCTTGGTTCTCGATCGTTTTTAGGTGGAGAAGAAGAATTGACCATTTATGGCCCAGTCGGGATAAAAGAATGGATCACCACTTCACTTAGAATTACAAAAACCCATTTGACCTATCCAGTAACTATAAAGGAAATCGACTCAAGCATCCTTTTTGAGGATGATCAATTTAAAATCACGACGAAGGAACTTGAACATGTGATTGAATGTTTTGGTTTCAGGATTGAACAAAAGCCACTGCCTGGTAAATTGTTGATTGAAAAAGCGGTTGAGGCAGGTGTGCCGAAAGGACCTTTATTAAAAAAGTTAAAAGACGGGGAAGATATTCAGTTAGAAAATGGACAATTTGTTTATAGCCAAGATGTAACAGGCGCTCCGCAAAAAGGCTTTACGATAACAATCCTTGGAGATACGCGATATTGTGAAGCTGCACTTGAGTTGGCAACAGACGCAGACATTTTAGTTCATGAAGCGACTTTTGATAGTGAAACAGGTGAGCTTGCGAATGAATATGGGCATTCAACAATCGCAGATGCAGCAAGGACTGCAAAAGAGGCTAATGTTAGGGCTTTAATCGCAAATCATATCAGTGCGCGGTTCATGCCAAGTGATCTCATGAAATTAAAGGAACAAGGCACCGCAATCTTTCCAAATCTTCATATCGCTGATGATTTCAGCCAGTTTGAATGGAAAGACGAGCAACTGATAAAAAAATAA
- a CDS encoding chemotaxis protein CheW, whose amino-acid sequence MGDLKAVIVQCGQEEYALPLDIVISVEKLQQVNPIPHLPEYMLGLMKIRGELVPILDFQWILYDNSAKDHKTAKVVVVRTEGLDIGLLVLDAKEILDISKDTFSSSELLSHSKTPYFTTIANLEERMITVVDPQILSERLTGMDVIGDYIRSLKIEES is encoded by the coding sequence ATGGGCGATCTAAAGGCGGTCATCGTTCAATGCGGGCAAGAAGAATACGCGCTGCCCTTGGATATTGTCATTTCCGTTGAAAAGTTGCAACAAGTGAACCCAATACCACATCTACCGGAATATATGCTTGGGTTGATGAAAATAAGAGGAGAATTAGTACCTATTTTGGATTTCCAATGGATACTATACGACAATTCAGCTAAGGACCATAAAACTGCGAAAGTAGTTGTTGTCCGTACAGAAGGTCTCGATATCGGATTACTCGTCCTTGATGCAAAGGAGATTCTTGATATATCTAAGGATACATTTTCATCATCCGAACTACTTTCCCATTCAAAAACACCTTATTTTACAACGATAGCTAATTTGGAAGAACGGATGATCACGGTTGTCGATCCGCAAATTCTATCGGAAAGGCTAACAGGAATGGACGTAATAGGGGACTATATCCGCTCACTAAAGATAGAGGAATCTTAA
- the namA gene encoding NADPH dehydrogenase NamA, translating to MAKLFSPYSIRGVEFKNRIVMAPMCMYSSHNMDGKVEDWHKTHYATRAVGQVGLIIVEATAVLPEGRISAQDLGIWSDDHLEGLSEIVRLMKQHGAKTGIQLAHAGRKATVDGDIYAPSAIRFNEQYKTPVEMTVEDIKTVVNAFKDGAIRAKKAGFDVIELHGAHGYLINEFLSPLSNKRDDAYGGSSENRYRILREIIDAVRSVWDGPLFVRISAEDYVEGGMSPTLYIEMVNWMKTQGVDLIDVSSGAVVPAKIDAYPGYQVPYSEEIKKGAKIATGAVGLITTGIQAEEILKNDRADLVLLARELLRNPYWAYSAAMELGVEIESPVQYKRGWIF from the coding sequence ATGGCAAAATTATTTTCACCGTATTCAATACGTGGTGTGGAGTTCAAAAATCGTATCGTTATGGCACCTATGTGCATGTACTCTTCTCATAATATGGACGGTAAAGTAGAAGATTGGCATAAAACACATTACGCAACTCGCGCTGTCGGACAAGTCGGTTTGATAATCGTCGAAGCGACAGCAGTTTTACCTGAAGGTCGCATTTCTGCCCAGGATTTAGGAATTTGGAGTGATGACCATCTTGAAGGACTTTCTGAAATTGTACGTCTTATGAAACAGCATGGTGCAAAGACAGGAATCCAACTTGCTCATGCCGGTCGGAAAGCGACTGTAGATGGTGACATTTATGCGCCAAGTGCTATCCGATTCAATGAACAATATAAAACTCCTGTTGAAATGACAGTTGAAGATATTAAAACAGTAGTCAATGCGTTTAAAGATGGTGCAATCCGAGCGAAGAAAGCCGGTTTTGATGTGATTGAATTGCATGGCGCACATGGTTATTTGATCAATGAATTTCTTTCCCCTCTTTCAAATAAGCGAGACGATGCATATGGTGGTTCATCCGAAAACCGCTACCGCATCTTACGAGAAATTATTGATGCAGTCCGTTCGGTTTGGGATGGCCCGTTATTCGTACGAATTTCTGCTGAGGATTATGTAGAAGGTGGTATGTCTCCAACTCTTTACATAGAGATGGTGAATTGGATGAAAACACAAGGCGTTGACTTAATAGATGTGAGTTCTGGCGCTGTTGTTCCAGCCAAAATTGACGCTTACCCTGGGTATCAAGTACCTTACTCTGAAGAAATTAAAAAGGGTGCTAAAATTGCAACTGGGGCAGTCGGATTAATAACAACTGGAATTCAAGCGGAAGAAATTTTGAAAAACGACCGTGCCGATTTAGTCTTGTTAGCCCGTGAATTGTTGAGGAATCCATACTGGGCGTATTCAGCCGCAATGGAATTGGGTGTAGAGATTGAGTCGCCTGTTCAATACAAACGAGGCTGGATTTTTTAG
- the scpA gene encoding methylmalonyl-CoA mutase, with the protein MMKPDFNKVDISKLKISNRSINNEKPFLTNEGIEIKKSYSNEDFNGVSHLEDFPGIAPNTRGPYPTMYVARPWTVRQYAGFSTAEESNAFYRRNLAMGQKGLSVAFDLATHRGYDSDHPRVTGDVGKAGVAIDSVEDMKILFDGIPLDQMSVSMTMNGAVLPIMAFYIVAAEEQGVTTEKLSGTIQNDILKEYMVRNTYIFPPEMSMRIIADIFEYTSKNMPKFNSISISGYHMQEAGATADIELAYTLADGLEYVRTGLKAGIDIDSFAPRLSFFWAIGMNYFMEIAKMRAARKIWAQMMQSFNPSNPKSLALRTHSQTSGWSLTEQDPFNNVTRTLIEANAAAMGHTQSLHTNALDEAIALPTDFSARIARNTQLFLQEETYMTKTIDPWGGSYYVEKLTDELTEKAWALIEEIEELGGMAKAIETGLPKMKIEEAAAKRQAKIDSRAETIVGVNKYRLEKEEPIDILDIDNTLVRQKQIERIHDMKKNRDENEVKKALEALTHAAGNGEGNLLALSVDAARARATIGEISDAIEKVSGRHKAVIRSVSGVYSSNFSNAEEIEEVKRMSDEFLENEGRRPRILIAKMGQDGHDRGAKVIASSFADLGFDVDIGPLFQTPEETALQAAENDVHVIGVSSLAAGHKTLVPTLHNELKKIGREDILIVVGGVIPAQDYDFLRKNGATAIFGPGTVIPVAAQKVIEDIYKALGYEEVTE; encoded by the coding sequence ATGATGAAACCGGATTTCAATAAAGTCGATATTAGCAAGTTGAAAATCTCAAACCGTTCGATCAACAATGAAAAGCCTTTCCTGACGAATGAAGGGATTGAAATAAAGAAGAGCTATTCAAATGAGGATTTTAATGGAGTTTCTCATTTAGAGGATTTTCCGGGTATCGCACCGAATACTCGTGGACCCTATCCAACAATGTATGTAGCACGTCCATGGACGGTTAGGCAGTACGCAGGGTTTTCAACTGCTGAAGAAAGTAATGCATTCTATCGTCGAAACTTGGCAATGGGACAAAAAGGATTGTCTGTGGCATTTGACCTTGCGACACACCGCGGGTATGACTCCGATCATCCAAGGGTAACAGGAGATGTTGGTAAGGCTGGTGTCGCGATCGATTCTGTAGAAGATATGAAGATACTTTTTGACGGGATCCCTCTCGATCAAATGTCGGTATCAATGACGATGAATGGTGCAGTTCTTCCAATCATGGCGTTTTATATCGTTGCTGCAGAGGAACAAGGCGTTACTACTGAAAAGCTCTCCGGAACGATTCAAAATGATATTTTGAAAGAATATATGGTACGTAACACGTATATCTTCCCACCGGAAATGTCGATGCGTATAATTGCAGATATTTTTGAGTATACATCGAAGAATATGCCGAAATTCAACTCCATTTCAATTTCGGGCTACCATATGCAAGAAGCCGGTGCCACAGCGGATATCGAGTTAGCTTATACATTGGCGGACGGGTTAGAGTATGTCCGCACTGGTCTGAAAGCGGGAATCGATATCGATTCATTCGCCCCGCGCTTGTCTTTCTTCTGGGCAATTGGCATGAATTACTTTATGGAAATAGCCAAAATGCGCGCGGCGCGTAAAATATGGGCACAAATGATGCAATCCTTTAACCCATCAAACCCGAAATCACTCGCTTTACGAACACATTCACAAACTTCAGGATGGAGTTTGACAGAGCAGGATCCGTTTAATAATGTTACACGGACATTGATTGAGGCGAATGCTGCAGCGATGGGGCATACACAATCATTGCATACCAATGCACTTGACGAGGCCATTGCTTTGCCGACAGATTTCTCGGCAAGAATTGCTCGAAATACACAATTATTCCTTCAAGAAGAAACGTATATGACGAAGACGATTGACCCATGGGGTGGTTCTTATTATGTCGAAAAGCTCACCGACGAATTGACGGAAAAAGCTTGGGCTTTAATCGAAGAGATCGAAGAATTGGGTGGTATGGCGAAAGCAATTGAAACAGGACTTCCGAAGATGAAAATCGAGGAAGCGGCTGCAAAACGTCAAGCGAAGATCGATTCCCGTGCCGAAACGATTGTTGGAGTAAATAAATACCGTCTTGAAAAAGAAGAGCCGATTGATATTTTGGATATCGACAATACGCTTGTGCGCCAAAAACAAATCGAACGTATTCATGACATGAAAAAGAATCGAGATGAAAATGAAGTCAAAAAGGCGTTGGAAGCACTTACTCACGCTGCGGGGAATGGTGAAGGAAATCTATTAGCGTTATCGGTGGACGCAGCAAGGGCAAGGGCGACAATAGGGGAAATCTCGGATGCAATTGAGAAAGTGTCCGGCAGACATAAGGCGGTGATTCGTTCGGTGAGTGGCGTATACAGCTCGAATTTCAGCAATGCGGAAGAAATCGAAGAAGTTAAAAGAATGTCCGACGAGTTTTTGGAAAATGAAGGGCGTCGACCGCGAATTCTAATTGCGAAAATGGGTCAGGATGGACATGACCGTGGCGCGAAAGTAATTGCCTCATCATTCGCCGACTTAGGCTTCGACGTGGATATTGGTCCATTATTCCAAACACCGGAAGAGACTGCTTTGCAAGCTGCAGAAAATGATGTGCATGTTATCGGAGTAAGTTCACTTGCTGCAGGCCATAAAACACTTGTGCCTACATTGCATAACGAACTGAAGAAAATTGGACGTGAAGACATCCTGATTGTTGTCGGCGGAGTCATTCCTGCCCAGGATTATGACTTCCTAAGAAAGAATGGCGCCACGGCAATATTCGGTCCTGGAACGGTCATCCCTGTTGCTGCCCAGAAAGTGATTGAAGATATTTACAAAGCGCTCGGTTATGAGGAAGTGACAGAGTGA
- the mce gene encoding methylmalonyl-CoA epimerase has translation MKKVDHIGIAVKDITNALPHYIDTLGLTLLGIEEVENQKVKVAFIDAGNVKLELLEPIGEEGAIAKFIEKRGEGIHHIAFGVTDIRNRMIELKEKGVQLLQAEPSIGAGGAEVAFMHPKSSFGVLYELCDKGDMPNGHL, from the coding sequence ATGAAAAAAGTAGATCACATCGGTATAGCAGTCAAAGATATTACGAATGCGCTTCCACATTACATAGATACATTGGGGCTTACTTTGCTTGGTATCGAAGAAGTTGAAAATCAGAAAGTGAAAGTGGCTTTCATAGATGCCGGCAACGTCAAGCTCGAATTGTTAGAGCCTATCGGTGAAGAAGGCGCGATTGCGAAGTTCATCGAAAAGCGCGGAGAGGGAATTCATCATATCGCCTTCGGTGTAACGGATATTAGAAATCGAATGATTGAACTGAAGGAAAAAGGTGTTCAGCTACTTCAGGCGGAGCCGAGTATTGGTGCAGGAGGTGCCGAGGTAGCCTTCATGCATCCGAAATCTTCCTTCGGCGTGCTATACGAACTATGTGACAAAGGGGACATGCCAAATGGACATTTATGA
- a CDS encoding acyl-CoA carboxylase subunit beta — protein MDIYDKINELYDKKREIELGGGDERIARQHEKGKLTARERISLLLDEGSFVELNPFVIHRTRDFGMDKQMGPGDGVVTGYGKIDGRPVYLFSQDFTVFGGALGEMHAMKIANVMDLAAKNGAPFIGLNDSGGARIQEGVVSLDGYGEIFYRNAIYSGVIPQISVILGPCAGGAVYSPAITDFVLMTDETSQMFITGPKVIETVTGEKISSEDLGGSKVHNSISGNAHFRGKDEKTVLEQVRHLLSYLPQNNNEKAPMVKVDSNDHYRSDLADVVPYETTRPYDVRKVIEQVVDKDSFLEVQAEFAKNAVVGFARMNGESVGLICNQPKVMAGGLDINSSDKIARFIRTCDSFNIPLITFEDVTGFFPGVKQEHGGIIRHGAKILYAYSEATVPKITVILRKAFGGAYVALNSKAIGADVVYAWPNAEIAVMGAEGAANIIFAREIMNSENPEVTRAEKIEEYRTKFSNPYVAASHGMVDDVIDPRETRIKLLQALEMMRNKQETRPRKKHGNIPL, from the coding sequence ATGGACATTTATGATAAAATCAATGAATTATATGATAAGAAGAGAGAAATAGAATTAGGCGGTGGTGACGAGCGAATTGCAAGACAGCATGAAAAAGGTAAGTTGACCGCTCGGGAACGTATTAGTCTATTGTTAGACGAAGGGTCTTTTGTTGAGTTAAATCCATTTGTCATCCATCGAACACGTGATTTTGGAATGGATAAACAGATGGGGCCAGGTGATGGTGTAGTGACTGGTTACGGAAAAATCGACGGACGTCCAGTTTACCTTTTTTCTCAAGACTTCACCGTTTTCGGCGGCGCACTTGGTGAAATGCATGCTATGAAAATTGCAAACGTCATGGACCTCGCAGCGAAAAACGGAGCACCATTCATAGGTCTTAATGATTCAGGCGGAGCGCGCATTCAGGAAGGCGTTGTTTCATTGGACGGATATGGGGAAATTTTCTACCGGAATGCTATCTATTCGGGCGTGATTCCGCAAATTTCAGTCATCTTAGGTCCATGTGCGGGCGGAGCTGTTTATTCGCCAGCTATTACTGATTTTGTTCTTATGACTGATGAAACGAGCCAGATGTTTATCACAGGACCTAAAGTGATAGAGACGGTTACAGGTGAAAAAATTTCTTCAGAAGACTTAGGTGGATCAAAAGTACATAATTCAATTAGCGGAAATGCTCACTTCCGTGGGAAAGACGAAAAAACAGTCTTGGAGCAAGTCCGTCATCTACTTTCCTATCTTCCTCAAAATAACAATGAGAAAGCACCTATGGTGAAAGTGGATTCGAATGACCATTATCGAAGTGATTTGGCAGATGTTGTGCCATATGAAACGACCCGCCCTTATGACGTTCGGAAAGTTATAGAGCAGGTTGTAGACAAAGATTCTTTCCTTGAGGTTCAGGCTGAGTTCGCGAAAAATGCGGTCGTTGGATTTGCAAGAATGAATGGCGAGTCGGTCGGTTTGATTTGTAATCAGCCTAAAGTAATGGCTGGTGGGTTGGATATCAATTCATCCGATAAGATTGCCCGGTTCATCAGGACATGTGATTCTTTCAATATCCCGTTAATCACATTTGAAGATGTGACTGGATTCTTCCCAGGTGTCAAACAGGAGCATGGGGGCATAATTCGTCATGGAGCTAAAATCCTTTATGCCTATTCTGAAGCTACCGTTCCTAAGATTACGGTCATCCTTCGCAAAGCTTTTGGTGGAGCTTACGTGGCATTGAATTCGAAAGCAATTGGAGCAGATGTCGTCTATGCTTGGCCGAATGCTGAAATTGCGGTAATGGGAGCAGAAGGCGCGGCGAACATTATTTTCGCAAGAGAAATCATGAACAGTGAGAATCCGGAGGTTACAAGGGCGGAAAAGATTGAGGAATATCGGACGAAATTCTCGAATCCATACGTAGCAGCATCACACGGTATGGTGGACGATGTCATAGATCCCCGGGAAACCCGCATCAAATTGTTACAGGCACTCGAAATGATGAGAAATAAACAGGAAACCCGACCTCGTAAAAAGCATGGAAATATTCCACTATAA
- a CDS encoding BrxA/BrxB family bacilliredoxin produces the protein MTMDFNFYMDEITKTARTEMEASGYEQLTTPEEVDAAFKRPGTTLVMVNSVCGCAGGIARPAAAHAVHYDKRPDHLVTVFAGQDKEATAFARMIFGEDHLPSSPSFALLKDGKLVAEVGRYEIEGHDPMSVVTNLQGYFEEYCEEV, from the coding sequence ATGACAATGGACTTCAATTTTTATATGGATGAAATCACAAAAACAGCCCGCACAGAAATGGAAGCAAGCGGCTACGAACAACTAACAACACCAGAAGAAGTAGACGCGGCATTCAAACGCCCAGGAACTACACTAGTAATGGTAAACTCCGTATGCGGTTGTGCAGGAGGCATCGCACGTCCAGCAGCAGCACACGCCGTCCATTACGACAAACGCCCTGACCACCTTGTCACAGTGTTTGCAGGACAAGATAAGGAAGCTACCGCATTCGCACGTATGATCTTCGGCGAAGACCATCTTCCATCATCACCATCATTCGCATTATTAAAAGATGGAAAACTTGTAGCAGAAGTAGGGCGCTACGAAATAGAAGGACATGACCCAATGTCGGTCGTTACAAACCTACAAGGCTATTTCGAAGAATACTGCGAAGAAGTTTAA
- a CDS encoding M20/M25/M40 family metallo-hydrolase — translation MNEQRLLDEFFELVQIDSETKHEEVIVTVLKEKMEALGFSVFEDDSKEVTGHGAGNLIATLKGTVENADPIYFTCHMDTVVPGKGIKPELREDGYIYSDGTTILGADDKAGLAALFEMVRVLKESGQPHGDIQFIITAGEESGLVGAKAMDPSHLKAKYGYAVDSDGKVGGIVTAAPYQAKLLTTIYGKTAHAGVAPEKGISAINIAAKSVAAMTLGRIDSETTANIGRFEGGQATNIVCDEVRILAEARSINPEKLDKQIAHMVETFEKTAAAMGGKAETEVKLAYPGFSFGEEAEVVQTAMQAIRNIGRTPELMTSGGGSDGNVFNGAGVPTVTLSVGYEEIHTKNERMPVEELNKLTELLIEIVRIAAAKGA, via the coding sequence ATGAATGAGCAAAGATTATTGGATGAATTTTTTGAACTTGTACAAATCGACTCAGAAACAAAACATGAAGAAGTGATTGTAACTGTATTAAAAGAGAAAATGGAAGCACTTGGCTTTTCCGTTTTTGAAGATGATTCAAAAGAAGTTACAGGCCACGGAGCTGGAAACTTAATTGCAACTTTAAAGGGTACAGTAGAAAACGCGGATCCCATTTATTTCACTTGCCATATGGATACGGTAGTGCCAGGTAAAGGTATTAAACCTGAGTTACGAGAAGATGGCTATATTTATTCTGACGGAACGACGATTTTGGGAGCAGATGATAAAGCTGGCCTTGCAGCTTTATTTGAAATGGTAAGGGTATTAAAAGAAAGCGGACAGCCTCATGGGGATATCCAATTTATCATTACAGCAGGTGAAGAGAGTGGGCTTGTTGGAGCAAAGGCAATGGATCCTTCCCATTTAAAAGCAAAATATGGTTATGCTGTTGACAGCGATGGTAAAGTCGGAGGCATTGTAACAGCTGCCCCATACCAAGCAAAACTGCTTACAACAATTTACGGGAAGACAGCACATGCGGGTGTGGCACCGGAAAAGGGAATTTCGGCAATAAATATTGCTGCGAAATCGGTTGCTGCTATGACACTTGGCAGAATTGACTCCGAGACGACAGCAAATATCGGCCGCTTCGAAGGTGGGCAAGCTACAAATATTGTATGCGATGAAGTTCGGATCTTAGCGGAAGCTCGTTCCATTAATCCTGAAAAACTGGATAAACAAATTGCGCATATGGTTGAGACTTTCGAAAAGACTGCAGCTGCAATGGGCGGAAAGGCTGAAACAGAAGTGAAGTTAGCGTATCCTGGCTTCAGTTTTGGTGAAGAGGCGGAAGTTGTTCAGACAGCGATGCAGGCTATACGCAATATTGGAAGAACTCCGGAATTGATGACAAGTGGTGGCGGGAGCGATGGAAACGTCTTTAATGGTGCGGGTGTTCCAACTGTCACTTTATCCGTCGGCTATGAAGAAATTCATACGAAAAATGAGCGCATGCCAGTAGAAGAATTGAATAAGCTGACAGAGTTATTGATTGAAATTGTTCGAATTGCAGCTGCAAAAGGAGCTTGA
- a CDS encoding DNA polymerase IV, producing the protein MTEIRASHARVILHLDMNSFFASVEQAHDPKLKGIPMAVAGNPKERRGILVTCSYEARALGIYTTMSVGEAKRICPELVLVPPDHEKYRIASDAVFSILRTYTDLVEPVSIDEAFIDITNIGGLTNAVQIASHMQQRILAELDLPCSIGIAPNKFLAKTASDMKKPMGITILRKRQVPDILWPLPVIEMHGVGQSTEKRLNEIGIKTIGDLAKVDEVLIKASLGKNGVRLRNRANGIDHRPVDPEAAEERKSVGSSTTLPIDETELSSCLEIFKHLAVKVSKRLERNGVAGNVVMIQIRTSEWRNQTRSRTVLNPLYKSNDIYKEAADLFKRHWDGEPVRLLGITISNTIPMNELYEQLSIDNFEMHAKEATVDELVAKLEKKFGPNSVKRGM; encoded by the coding sequence ATGACTGAGATTAGAGCATCACATGCTAGAGTCATCCTACATCTTGATATGAATAGTTTTTTTGCTTCGGTCGAACAAGCCCATGACCCGAAATTGAAAGGAATTCCGATGGCGGTAGCTGGGAATCCGAAGGAAAGACGCGGAATCCTTGTCACATGCTCGTATGAGGCAAGGGCGCTTGGTATTTATACAACGATGTCTGTAGGTGAAGCTAAAAGAATATGCCCTGAACTGGTCCTTGTCCCACCTGATCACGAGAAATACCGGATCGCTTCTGATGCGGTTTTTTCGATTTTACGGACCTATACTGATCTTGTTGAACCTGTTTCGATTGATGAGGCTTTTATCGATATTACCAATATTGGCGGTCTTACGAATGCTGTTCAAATTGCATCGCATATGCAACAGCGTATATTGGCTGAATTAGATCTGCCGTGCTCTATAGGAATTGCTCCGAATAAATTTCTTGCTAAGACGGCATCCGATATGAAAAAACCGATGGGTATCACAATTTTACGGAAAAGGCAGGTACCCGATATTCTATGGCCACTTCCGGTTATTGAAATGCATGGCGTTGGGCAGAGTACAGAAAAGCGATTGAATGAAATAGGTATTAAGACAATCGGAGATCTTGCAAAAGTTGATGAAGTGCTTATTAAAGCGTCGTTAGGTAAAAATGGAGTGCGTCTCCGTAACCGTGCGAACGGTATTGACCACCGTCCGGTTGATCCAGAAGCGGCGGAGGAGCGTAAAAGTGTTGGAAGCTCTACAACTTTACCAATCGACGAGACCGAATTAAGTTCTTGCCTTGAAATATTTAAGCATTTGGCAGTCAAAGTTTCCAAACGGTTGGAGAGGAATGGAGTAGCAGGAAATGTTGTCATGATACAAATCCGTACATCCGAGTGGCGTAACCAAACAAGGAGTCGTACAGTATTGAACCCATTGTATAAATCGAATGATATTTACAAGGAAGCGGCAGACTTATTCAAACGGCATTGGGACGGGGAGCCCGTTCGGTTATTGGGGATTACTATTTCGAATACCATCCCAATGAATGAGTTGTATGAACAATTGTCGATTGATAATTTTGAGATGCATGCGAAAGAAGCTACAGTGGATGAACTCGTTGCAAAACTTGAGAAGAAATTTGGTCCAAACTCAGTTAAACGAGGTATGTAA